A DNA window from Corvus hawaiiensis isolate bCorHaw1 chromosome 11, bCorHaw1.pri.cur, whole genome shotgun sequence contains the following coding sequences:
- the INKA1 gene encoding PAK4-inhibitor INKA1, giving the protein MHNARPDELGADRWCRRDAGPTPRAHMHGMRQAPHHLGRAPGPAPRPPRPGSAADSACSLDPGGEEEEGGGPAARSPPASERSLEFDSGYSEASGGTWREEEVPVRRRHLLPCQRAHRLSAGPAAPPPAPARRVRPKSTSDACLEQWRALEPADTQDWTVALLSQSRNRQPLVLGDNCFADLVENWMDLPEVGAEPRRRAPAEPSRRLAKPPAFLLSLSGNVRRKLANMARPRGADGARPGGRDATKRFSCPLGLGGQPKGACFHQSHSNIAQLATDFHRFTALMNSRSRQPIICNDVIGYI; this is encoded by the exons ATGCACAACGCCCGCCCGGACGAGCTCGGCGCCGACCGG TGGTGCCGGCGGGACGCAGGGCCGACGCCGCGGGCGCACATGCACGGCATGCGGCAGGCACCGCACCACCTGGGAAGGGCGCCGGGGCCAGCCCCCCGTCCCCCGCGCCCCGGCTCGGCGGCGGACTCGGCCTGCAGCCTGGATCCGGgtggcgaggaggaggagggggggggccCGGCCGCTCGCTCCCCCCCGGCCAGCGAGCGCAGCCTGGAGTTCGACTCGGGGTACTCGGAGGCCTCGGGGGGCACgtggagggaagaggaggtgCCCGTGCGCCGCCGGCATCTGCTGCCCTGCCAGCGGGCACACCGGCtctccgccggccccgccgccccaccgcccgcccccgcccgccgtgTCCGCCCCAAATCCACCTCGGACGCCTGCCTGGAGCAGTGGCGGGCGCTGGAGCCCGCCGACACGCAGGACTGGACCGTAGCACTGCTGTCGCAGAGCCGGAACCGGCAGCCCCTGGTGCTGGGCGACAACTGCTTCGCCGACCTGGTGGAGAACTGGATGGACCTGCCCGAGGTGGGCGCTGAACCGCGTCGCCGAGCCCCCGCCGAGCCCTCCCGCCGGCTGGCCAAGCCCCCCGCCTTCCTGCTCAGCCTTTCGGGCAACGTACGCCGTAAGCTGGCCAACATGGCCCGGCCCCGGGGGGCCGACGGTGCCCGGCCGGGGGGCCGCGACGCCACCAAGCGTTTCTCCTGcccgctggggctggggggacagcCCAAGGGCGCCTGCTTCCACCAGTCCCACAGCAACATCGCCCAGCTGGCCACGGACTTCCACCGCTTCACCGCCCTGATGAACAGCCGCAGCCGCCAGCCCATCATCTGCAACGACGTTATCGGCTACATTTAG
- the CDHR4 gene encoding cadherin-related family member 4 isoform X2, producing the protein MGMHGHLTFLLLSLCVPGTFVRATVLPDLPRVVALSEDTVPGTRVAEVTVSCSNSSSSPNVTLDTIEPDHPFNSIAISSDPTDATTFRAEVTLRAGAELDARQVNQYTLILRAACPGEDEVEGRLFVRVTTGQVLRCDTPFASAEGDVVEVLADVAPRTPLYAVLRQPLGGLTFRLRNHNTPLTLTRRGLVLAPDNGFDPNKDNQTFRLEIEVMDRHGHNCSGAVRVEVLPSRRPRVTFLKPHWAVTVTEGIGPWEVVTRVYARGDNVRYAILAPVAPALFTIDEVTGEIRSTRRLEVIRAHLLIRAYSALHPDDHATAKVNITVQGTDRQAPRCVPAIFVSQVLETVSPGTTLVTLRCTDSTSTDECLHYALEGPPSSHSHFCMEGPRLKVNATLDYDSEAMAALGFQFTATIVVTVGGQPLQSTRVPVLVTVTPVNEFRPACPSSATFTVPETAAFGSVVGRVAGTDRDYPPDSLEYSVEGGSGPAQPFSIDRRTGEIRVVGPLDSQQQKSYRLVVQLTDTHNDLDLRKRQSRLCDVSVRLQAVPDQLPVCIPEVQELRITAGSPGSHQPVTRLVCHSSPDSVVLTYTIVGGNEDGRFRLEGNTLVYLPNDQARPRTFVLLVEVWGGSGARRRSSVVALVVHVTPWSTPVPPSTTTQHTTLPKEPLVVTQTEAVWHPPAWFVAVLTISGALLLATLGCMVQNLLCGNRAPGKLFLGKSSWDVVEHTRGKEEQGHPHASSPGQFDGRAQDPRECPVSQPQEQPRVVFPRAEGSGDRRDGDQAREAVTDCCLHLRHRQGLSLQQRHWGSALDLKGLTRAPCDPQLHVGSAG; encoded by the exons ATGGGCATGCACGGACAcctcaccttcctcctcctcagcctctGTGTCCCAG GGACTTTCGTCAGAGCAACAG TCCTGCCTGACTTGCCACGTGTGGTGGCCCTGAGTGAGGACACAGTACCAGGCACCCGCGTGGCTGAGGTGACCGTGTCCTGCAGCAACTCAAGCAGCAGCCCCAATGTCACTCTGGATACCATTGAGCCTGACCACCCCTTCAACTCCATCGCCATCAGCTCTGACCCCACAGATGCCACCACGTTCCGGGCAGAG GTGACACTGCGTGCTGGTGCGGAGCTCGATGCCCGTCAGGTGAACCAGTACACGCTGATCCTGAGGGCTGCTTGTCCCGGTGAGGATGAGGTGGAAGGGCGGCTCTTTGTCCGGGTGACAACGGGGCAGGTGCTGCGGTGTGACACCCCCTTTGCCAGTGCAG AGGGTGATGTGGTGGAGGTGCTGGCCGACGTGGCACCCCGGACACCCCTGTATGCAGTGCTGCGGCAGCCGCTTGGCGGGCTGACG TTCAGGCTCCGAAACCACAACACACCACTCACACTCACCCGCCGGGGCCTGGTGCTGGCTCCTGACAATGGTTTTGACCCCAACAAGGACAACCAG ACGTTCAGGTTGGAGATTGAGGTGATGGATCGTCACGGGCACAACTGCAGTGGGGCTGTAAGGGTGGAGGTGCTGCCATCGCGCCGTCCCCGCGTCACCTTCCT CAAGCCGCACTGGGCTGTGACGGTGACAGAAGGCATTGGCCCCTGGGAGGTGGTCACACGGGTCTATGCCAGAGGTGACAATGTCCGCTATGCCATCCTCGCTCCTGTGGCACCCGCGCTCTTCACCATTGACGagg TGACAGGTGAGATCCGCAGCACCCGCCGGCTGGAGGTGATCCGTGCCCACCTCCTCATCCGGGCTTACAGTGCGTTGCATCCCGACGACCACGCCACCGCCAAGGTCAACATCACTGTGCAGGGGACAGACCGCCAGGCACCAAGATGTGTCCCAGCCATCTTTGT GTCCCAGGTGCTCGAAACGGTGTCCCCTGGCACCACCTTGGTGACACTGAGGTGCACCGACTCCACCAGCACTGATGAGTGTCTGCACTATGCTCTTGAGGggcctccctcctcccactccCACTTCTGCATGGAGGGGCCACGGCTGAAG GTCAACGCCACACTGGACTATGATTCGGAGGCCATGGCTGCTCTGGGCTTCCAGTTCACGGCCACCATTGTGGTGACAGTGGGAGGGCAGCCCCTACAGAGCA CCCGTGTGCCTGTGCTTGTGACGGTGACACCTGTCAACGAATTCAGACCGGcgtgccccagcagtgccaccttCACTGTGCCAGAGACGGCAGCTTTCGGCAGCGTCGTGGGGCGTGTGGCTGGCACTGACCGCGACTACCCACCGGACAGCCTTGAGTACAGTGTGGAGGGGGGGTCTGGGCCTGCACAGCCCTTCTCCATTGACAGGCGCACTG GTGAGATCCGCGTGGTGGGACCCCTGGActcccagcagcagaagagctACAGGCTGGTGGTGCAGCTGACGGACACCCACAATGACCTGGACCTAAGGAAGAGGCAGAGCCGCCTGTGTGATGTGTCTGTGCGCCTGCAG gctgTTCCGGACCAGCTGCCGGTGTGCATCCCTGAGGTGCAGGAGCTGCGGATCACGGCTGGGTCCCCGGGCAGCCACCAGCCTGTCACCCGCCTGGTGTGCCACAGCAGCCCCGACAGTGTCGTGCTGACATACACCATTGTTGGAG GCAATGAGGATGGGCGCTTTCGGCTGGAAGGGAACACCCTTGTCTACCTCCCCAATGACCAAGCCAGGCCCCGCACCTTTGTCCTACTGGTGGAGGTGTGGGGCGGCTCTGGTGCCCGCCGCCGCAGCAGcgtggtggcactggtggtgcaCGTCACCCCCTGGagcaccccagtgccacccagcaccaccacccaGCACACG ACGCTGCCGAAGGAGCCGCTGGTTGTCACGCAGACAGAGGCAGTGTGGCACCCGCCGGCCTGGTTTGTGGCCGTGCTGACCATCTCTGgtgccctgctgctggccaccctGGGCTGCATGGTGCAGAACCTGCTGTGCGG CAACCGGGCCCCTGGCAAGCTGTTCCTGGGCAAGAG ctcctgggatgTGGTGGAGCACACCAGGGGCAAGGAGGAACAGGGACACCCACATGCCAGCAGCCCA GGACAGTTCGATGGCCGTGCTCAGGACCCACGTGAGTGCCCTGTCTCACAGCCCCAAGAGCAGCCTCGGGTTGTGTtccccagggcagaggggtCTGGGGACAGGAGAGATGGGGACCAGGCCCGCGAGGCAGTGACTGACTGCTGCCTCCATCTCAGGCACCGGCAGGGATTATCTCTTCAACAGCGTCACTGGGGCTCGGCGCTGGATCTGAAGGGCTTGACAAGGGCTCCTTGTGACCCACAGCTCCatgtgggcagtgctgggtag
- the CDHR4 gene encoding cadherin-related family member 4 isoform X1: MGMHGHLTFLLLSLCVPGTFVRATVLPDLPRVVALSEDTVPGTRVAEVTVSCSNSSSSPNVTLDTIEPDHPFNSIAISSDPTDATTFRAEVTLRAGAELDARQVNQYTLILRAACPGEDEVEGRLFVRVTTGQVLRCDTPFASAEGDVVEVLADVAPRTPLYAVLRQPLGGLTFRLRNHNTPLTLTRRGLVLAPDNGFDPNKDNQTFRLEIEVMDRHGHNCSGAVRVEVLPSRRPRVTFLKPHWAVTVTEGIGPWEVVTRVYARGDNVRYAILAPVAPALFTIDEVTGEIRSTRRLEVIRAHLLIRAYSALHPDDHATAKVNITVQGTDRQAPRCVPAIFVYGSEGSGGCGTLCCTQDMGQRLSCWLPCHRSQVLETVSPGTTLVTLRCTDSTSTDECLHYALEGPPSSHSHFCMEGPRLKVNATLDYDSEAMAALGFQFTATIVVTVGGQPLQSTRVPVLVTVTPVNEFRPACPSSATFTVPETAAFGSVVGRVAGTDRDYPPDSLEYSVEGGSGPAQPFSIDRRTGEIRVVGPLDSQQQKSYRLVVQLTDTHNDLDLRKRQSRLCDVSVRLQAVPDQLPVCIPEVQELRITAGSPGSHQPVTRLVCHSSPDSVVLTYTIVGGNEDGRFRLEGNTLVYLPNDQARPRTFVLLVEVWGGSGARRRSSVVALVVHVTPWSTPVPPSTTTQHTTLPKEPLVVTQTEAVWHPPAWFVAVLTISGALLLATLGCMVQNLLCGNRAPGKLFLGKSSWDVVEHTRGKEEQGHPHASSPGQFDGRAQDPRECPVSQPQEQPRVVFPRAEGSGDRRDGDQAREAVTDCCLHLRHRQGLSLQQRHWGSALDLKGLTRAPCDPQLHVGSAG; the protein is encoded by the exons ATGGGCATGCACGGACAcctcaccttcctcctcctcagcctctGTGTCCCAG GGACTTTCGTCAGAGCAACAG TCCTGCCTGACTTGCCACGTGTGGTGGCCCTGAGTGAGGACACAGTACCAGGCACCCGCGTGGCTGAGGTGACCGTGTCCTGCAGCAACTCAAGCAGCAGCCCCAATGTCACTCTGGATACCATTGAGCCTGACCACCCCTTCAACTCCATCGCCATCAGCTCTGACCCCACAGATGCCACCACGTTCCGGGCAGAG GTGACACTGCGTGCTGGTGCGGAGCTCGATGCCCGTCAGGTGAACCAGTACACGCTGATCCTGAGGGCTGCTTGTCCCGGTGAGGATGAGGTGGAAGGGCGGCTCTTTGTCCGGGTGACAACGGGGCAGGTGCTGCGGTGTGACACCCCCTTTGCCAGTGCAG AGGGTGATGTGGTGGAGGTGCTGGCCGACGTGGCACCCCGGACACCCCTGTATGCAGTGCTGCGGCAGCCGCTTGGCGGGCTGACG TTCAGGCTCCGAAACCACAACACACCACTCACACTCACCCGCCGGGGCCTGGTGCTGGCTCCTGACAATGGTTTTGACCCCAACAAGGACAACCAG ACGTTCAGGTTGGAGATTGAGGTGATGGATCGTCACGGGCACAACTGCAGTGGGGCTGTAAGGGTGGAGGTGCTGCCATCGCGCCGTCCCCGCGTCACCTTCCT CAAGCCGCACTGGGCTGTGACGGTGACAGAAGGCATTGGCCCCTGGGAGGTGGTCACACGGGTCTATGCCAGAGGTGACAATGTCCGCTATGCCATCCTCGCTCCTGTGGCACCCGCGCTCTTCACCATTGACGagg TGACAGGTGAGATCCGCAGCACCCGCCGGCTGGAGGTGATCCGTGCCCACCTCCTCATCCGGGCTTACAGTGCGTTGCATCCCGACGACCACGCCACCGCCAAGGTCAACATCACTGTGCAGGGGACAGACCGCCAGGCACCAAGATGTGTCCCAGCCATCTTTGTGTATGGTTCAGAGGGGAGTGGGGGGTGTGGGACTCTCTGCTGCACCCAGGACATGGGacagaggctgagctgctggctgccctGCCACAGGTCCCAGGTGCTCGAAACGGTGTCCCCTGGCACCACCTTGGTGACACTGAGGTGCACCGACTCCACCAGCACTGATGAGTGTCTGCACTATGCTCTTGAGGggcctccctcctcccactccCACTTCTGCATGGAGGGGCCACGGCTGAAG GTCAACGCCACACTGGACTATGATTCGGAGGCCATGGCTGCTCTGGGCTTCCAGTTCACGGCCACCATTGTGGTGACAGTGGGAGGGCAGCCCCTACAGAGCA CCCGTGTGCCTGTGCTTGTGACGGTGACACCTGTCAACGAATTCAGACCGGcgtgccccagcagtgccaccttCACTGTGCCAGAGACGGCAGCTTTCGGCAGCGTCGTGGGGCGTGTGGCTGGCACTGACCGCGACTACCCACCGGACAGCCTTGAGTACAGTGTGGAGGGGGGGTCTGGGCCTGCACAGCCCTTCTCCATTGACAGGCGCACTG GTGAGATCCGCGTGGTGGGACCCCTGGActcccagcagcagaagagctACAGGCTGGTGGTGCAGCTGACGGACACCCACAATGACCTGGACCTAAGGAAGAGGCAGAGCCGCCTGTGTGATGTGTCTGTGCGCCTGCAG gctgTTCCGGACCAGCTGCCGGTGTGCATCCCTGAGGTGCAGGAGCTGCGGATCACGGCTGGGTCCCCGGGCAGCCACCAGCCTGTCACCCGCCTGGTGTGCCACAGCAGCCCCGACAGTGTCGTGCTGACATACACCATTGTTGGAG GCAATGAGGATGGGCGCTTTCGGCTGGAAGGGAACACCCTTGTCTACCTCCCCAATGACCAAGCCAGGCCCCGCACCTTTGTCCTACTGGTGGAGGTGTGGGGCGGCTCTGGTGCCCGCCGCCGCAGCAGcgtggtggcactggtggtgcaCGTCACCCCCTGGagcaccccagtgccacccagcaccaccacccaGCACACG ACGCTGCCGAAGGAGCCGCTGGTTGTCACGCAGACAGAGGCAGTGTGGCACCCGCCGGCCTGGTTTGTGGCCGTGCTGACCATCTCTGgtgccctgctgctggccaccctGGGCTGCATGGTGCAGAACCTGCTGTGCGG CAACCGGGCCCCTGGCAAGCTGTTCCTGGGCAAGAG ctcctgggatgTGGTGGAGCACACCAGGGGCAAGGAGGAACAGGGACACCCACATGCCAGCAGCCCA GGACAGTTCGATGGCCGTGCTCAGGACCCACGTGAGTGCCCTGTCTCACAGCCCCAAGAGCAGCCTCGGGTTGTGTtccccagggcagaggggtCTGGGGACAGGAGAGATGGGGACCAGGCCCGCGAGGCAGTGACTGACTGCTGCCTCCATCTCAGGCACCGGCAGGGATTATCTCTTCAACAGCGTCACTGGGGCTCGGCGCTGGATCTGAAGGGCTTGACAAGGGCTCCTTGTGACCCACAGCTCCatgtgggcagtgctgggtag
- the CDHR4 gene encoding cadherin-related family member 4 isoform X3: protein MGMHGHLTFLLLSLCVPGTFVRATVLPDLPRVVALSEDTVPGTRVAEVTVSCSNSSSSPNVTLDTIEPDHPFNSIAISSDPTDATTFRAEVTLRAGAELDARQVNQYTLILRAACPGEDEVEGRLFVRVTTGQVLRCDTPFASAEGDVVEVLADVAPRTPLYAVLRQPLGGLTFRLRNHNTPLTLTRRGLVLAPDNGFDPNKDNQTFRLEIEVMDRHGHNCSGAVRVEVLPSRRPRVTFLKPHWAVTVTEGIGPWEVVTRVYARGDNVRYAILAPVAPALFTIDEVTGEIRSTRRLEVIRAHLLIRAYSALHPDDHATAKVNITVQGTDRQAPRCVPAIFVYGSEGSGGCGTLCCTQDMGQRLSCWLPCHRSQVLETVSPGTTLVTLRCTDSTSTDECLHYALEGPPSSHSHFCMEGPRLKVNATLDYDSEAMAALGFQFTATIVVTVGGQPLQSTRVPVLVTVTPVNEFRPACPSSATFTVPETAAFGSVVGRVAGTDRDYPPDSLEYSVEGGSGPAQPFSIDRRTGEIRVVGPLDSQQQKSYRLVVQLTDTHNDLDLRKRQSRLCDVSVRLQAVPDQLPVCIPEVQELRITAGSPGSHQPVTRLVCHSSPDSVVLTYTIVGGNEDGRFRLEGNTLVYLPNDQARPRTFVLLVEVWGGSGARRRSSVVALVVHVTPWSTPVPPSTTTQHTTLPKEPLVVTQTEAVWHPPAWFVAVLTISGALLLATLGCMVQNLLCGNRAPGKLFLGKSSWDVVEHTRGKEEQGHPHASSPGQFDGRAQDPRTGRDYLFNSVTGARRWI, encoded by the exons ATGGGCATGCACGGACAcctcaccttcctcctcctcagcctctGTGTCCCAG GGACTTTCGTCAGAGCAACAG TCCTGCCTGACTTGCCACGTGTGGTGGCCCTGAGTGAGGACACAGTACCAGGCACCCGCGTGGCTGAGGTGACCGTGTCCTGCAGCAACTCAAGCAGCAGCCCCAATGTCACTCTGGATACCATTGAGCCTGACCACCCCTTCAACTCCATCGCCATCAGCTCTGACCCCACAGATGCCACCACGTTCCGGGCAGAG GTGACACTGCGTGCTGGTGCGGAGCTCGATGCCCGTCAGGTGAACCAGTACACGCTGATCCTGAGGGCTGCTTGTCCCGGTGAGGATGAGGTGGAAGGGCGGCTCTTTGTCCGGGTGACAACGGGGCAGGTGCTGCGGTGTGACACCCCCTTTGCCAGTGCAG AGGGTGATGTGGTGGAGGTGCTGGCCGACGTGGCACCCCGGACACCCCTGTATGCAGTGCTGCGGCAGCCGCTTGGCGGGCTGACG TTCAGGCTCCGAAACCACAACACACCACTCACACTCACCCGCCGGGGCCTGGTGCTGGCTCCTGACAATGGTTTTGACCCCAACAAGGACAACCAG ACGTTCAGGTTGGAGATTGAGGTGATGGATCGTCACGGGCACAACTGCAGTGGGGCTGTAAGGGTGGAGGTGCTGCCATCGCGCCGTCCCCGCGTCACCTTCCT CAAGCCGCACTGGGCTGTGACGGTGACAGAAGGCATTGGCCCCTGGGAGGTGGTCACACGGGTCTATGCCAGAGGTGACAATGTCCGCTATGCCATCCTCGCTCCTGTGGCACCCGCGCTCTTCACCATTGACGagg TGACAGGTGAGATCCGCAGCACCCGCCGGCTGGAGGTGATCCGTGCCCACCTCCTCATCCGGGCTTACAGTGCGTTGCATCCCGACGACCACGCCACCGCCAAGGTCAACATCACTGTGCAGGGGACAGACCGCCAGGCACCAAGATGTGTCCCAGCCATCTTTGTGTATGGTTCAGAGGGGAGTGGGGGGTGTGGGACTCTCTGCTGCACCCAGGACATGGGacagaggctgagctgctggctgccctGCCACAGGTCCCAGGTGCTCGAAACGGTGTCCCCTGGCACCACCTTGGTGACACTGAGGTGCACCGACTCCACCAGCACTGATGAGTGTCTGCACTATGCTCTTGAGGggcctccctcctcccactccCACTTCTGCATGGAGGGGCCACGGCTGAAG GTCAACGCCACACTGGACTATGATTCGGAGGCCATGGCTGCTCTGGGCTTCCAGTTCACGGCCACCATTGTGGTGACAGTGGGAGGGCAGCCCCTACAGAGCA CCCGTGTGCCTGTGCTTGTGACGGTGACACCTGTCAACGAATTCAGACCGGcgtgccccagcagtgccaccttCACTGTGCCAGAGACGGCAGCTTTCGGCAGCGTCGTGGGGCGTGTGGCTGGCACTGACCGCGACTACCCACCGGACAGCCTTGAGTACAGTGTGGAGGGGGGGTCTGGGCCTGCACAGCCCTTCTCCATTGACAGGCGCACTG GTGAGATCCGCGTGGTGGGACCCCTGGActcccagcagcagaagagctACAGGCTGGTGGTGCAGCTGACGGACACCCACAATGACCTGGACCTAAGGAAGAGGCAGAGCCGCCTGTGTGATGTGTCTGTGCGCCTGCAG gctgTTCCGGACCAGCTGCCGGTGTGCATCCCTGAGGTGCAGGAGCTGCGGATCACGGCTGGGTCCCCGGGCAGCCACCAGCCTGTCACCCGCCTGGTGTGCCACAGCAGCCCCGACAGTGTCGTGCTGACATACACCATTGTTGGAG GCAATGAGGATGGGCGCTTTCGGCTGGAAGGGAACACCCTTGTCTACCTCCCCAATGACCAAGCCAGGCCCCGCACCTTTGTCCTACTGGTGGAGGTGTGGGGCGGCTCTGGTGCCCGCCGCCGCAGCAGcgtggtggcactggtggtgcaCGTCACCCCCTGGagcaccccagtgccacccagcaccaccacccaGCACACG ACGCTGCCGAAGGAGCCGCTGGTTGTCACGCAGACAGAGGCAGTGTGGCACCCGCCGGCCTGGTTTGTGGCCGTGCTGACCATCTCTGgtgccctgctgctggccaccctGGGCTGCATGGTGCAGAACCTGCTGTGCGG CAACCGGGCCCCTGGCAAGCTGTTCCTGGGCAAGAG ctcctgggatgTGGTGGAGCACACCAGGGGCAAGGAGGAACAGGGACACCCACATGCCAGCAGCCCA GGACAGTTCGATGGCCGTGCTCAGGACCCAC GCACCGGCAGGGATTATCTCTTCAACAGCGTCACTGGGGCTCGGCGCTGGATCTGA